GTGCCGAAGATTCAAAAGAAGTTAAGGCATACATCCAATCATGGATAACCTGGATGCAGGGTCTTGGTCAGAAAGGGATACTCGCAGGGGGAGAACCTCTTCAAACTACCGGTAAACAGGTAAGCGGAAAAGATAAAGTCGTGACAGATGGTCCCTTTATGGAAGCCAAAGAAATGATCGGTGGTTACCTCATCGTTAACGCAAAAGACATTAATGAGGCGGTAGAGATTGCAAAAGGGTGCCCTATTTTTGAAGAGAACGGAAAAGTAGAAGTTCGCCCGGTTCAAATTCAAAACTTGGAAAATTAATGCCCAACTCCAGGTTGAAATACCCAAAACTCATTCTCCGTTAGCGCATAAATCAAAAACAAATGAACAGTTAAACAAAAATTAAAAATGGAAAAAATTTATGAAGCAGAAGTGACAACCTTAGCAGGTCGTAACGGTCACGCAAAATCTTCTGACGGTTTATTGGATGTCGATATCAGATTTCCCAAAGAAATGGGAGGTGCTGGTGAGGCAACCAATCCGGAACAACTTTTCGCGGCAGCTTGGTCGGCTTGTTTTGGTACGAGTGTAACAGTTGCTGCAGGAATCGAAAAAGTTAAAATTGGAGAAGTTACCGTAACAGCTAAAATTGGTGTTTTACATGATAACGGCAATTTTGATATTGGTGCGCATCTTCTTGTTCAAATAAACGACGTGGATAATGATACCGCGAAAAAACTGGTGGAAGCGGCAAAGTCAATTTGTTCGTATTCAAAAGCAACAAAGGGAAATATTGACACGGTTTATGAACTTGCAACAAATTCCCTTTAAAGACGCTACTGAATCAAATAGACAATTGGACCAGGAAAACAACTGTAAAAATTGTGTTAATTCCTTAACAACTAAAAATAATTTTATTTAATCAACGGTTATAAATTTAATCAACATGGTAAATACGCTAAATTGGTTTGAAATCCCGGCAACAGATTTCGCAAGAGCAAAAGCATTTTATGCTACAGTGTTAGATGCTCAAATTCATGACGACCCTGACAGGCAATATGCATATTTACCGTCTGATCCACTAAAAGGCGGATTTGGCGGAGCAATTGCCAGCGGCGAAAACTATGTCCCTGCAATGACCGGCACAACTGTTTACTTAGATGGCGGAAATGACCTTTCAGTTCCATTAGGCAGAGTAGAACGTGCCGGTGGAACAGTTATTTTACCGAAAACTGATATTGGTGAAAACAGGGGCTTTATTGCACTTTTTATCGACACAGAAGGAAACAAAGTCGGATTCCATTCAATTGGATAATCCAGATTTCTCCCTATTCCTGTAAAACAGCTGATAGAAGTGTGATCATTAATATTTCTATCAGCTTTAAGCTATATCTGTCGGCGTTTACGCCATGATCGGGTTTTACGAACCTCCCTTCTTAATCAATTCATTGCCTTATCGCCTTTTGCAGTTTGTTATTCCACATTTTAAATATTAACAACTAAGAATAATAAGTATACTGTATAGCTTTACCTCATTTATCTGGCTAAGAAGTGGCAGGAATAGTTACCGGGCTTAAATAGTGTATAAAATATTTCCTCATAGGATTGTGCAGTCACTGGCTGCTTAATAGCGCCGGAAATTCCGCCTATGGCGCTACGCGCTCTTATATGGCAACGGTTATTCCGCCTAATATCTCTTACCAAGGATATTTGGCCTTGCAAGTTCAAGGCACTACCGCGTACCTGCTGTTGGAAGAAAGGGCGAAATTACGATCTGAGCAAACTGTTCTTATACACGCCGCAGCTGTTGGTGTGGCTATTGGTGGCCCCATCAAATAAAGACTGAATTTTATAGACCGCCTTTCTTGTCAGAAAGCCAGCCAAGGTGTGTATGCTTGAAATGATCTGCGTATTTTAGCCCGTAGCCCATCATCCTGTCGAATGCAGAATGCGCAAATAACAGTATGCCTATCGCTGTCAAAATATGGTTTTCGGCGAAAAATCCGGTGGCGGCGATCAATAAGGCCAGGCCTTTATGGTGAAACAGGTTGTAAGTAAATGCACCGACACTGGTATTCAGCAGATAACCCAGCATCCCGATATCGGGG
The sequence above is a segment of the Mucilaginibacter celer genome. Coding sequences within it:
- a CDS encoding YciI family protein; translated protein: MEKFMFLFRGGDTHVHGAEDSKEVKAYIQSWITWMQGLGQKGILAGGEPLQTTGKQVSGKDKVVTDGPFMEAKEMIGGYLIVNAKDINEAVEIAKGCPIFEENGKVEVRPVQIQNLEN
- a CDS encoding VOC family protein, giving the protein MVNTLNWFEIPATDFARAKAFYATVLDAQIHDDPDRQYAYLPSDPLKGGFGGAIASGENYVPAMTGTTVYLDGGNDLSVPLGRVERAGGTVILPKTDIGENRGFIALFIDTEGNKVGFHSIG
- a CDS encoding Ohr family peroxiredoxin — protein: MEKIYEAEVTTLAGRNGHAKSSDGLLDVDIRFPKEMGGAGEATNPEQLFAAAWSACFGTSVTVAAGIEKVKIGEVTVTAKIGVLHDNGNFDIGAHLLVQINDVDNDTAKKLVEAAKSICSYSKATKGNIDTVYELATNSL
- a CDS encoding DUF4260 domain-containing protein, with the translated sequence MKDHMKITLLLEEAAMTVLGIYGLIYYNLGLSFWIWLLLFFSPDIGMLGYLLNTSVGAFTYNLFHHKGLALLIAATGFFAENHILTAIGILLFAHSAFDRMMGYGLKYADHFKHTHLGWLSDKKGGL